The Oncorhynchus keta strain PuntledgeMale-10-30-2019 chromosome 17, Oket_V2, whole genome shotgun sequence genome has a window encoding:
- the LOC118396656 gene encoding copine-2-like isoform X2 produces the protein MAYTLGTGLDSGPAMGPQNCVTRVELSVCCGNLLDRDVASKSDPFLVLFHEVDSNWVEIGRTETAVNNLNPVFGVKFKVDYHFEEVQKLKFALFDEDKCSSQLYEHDFLGEYICTLGVIVSNKKLHRSLTLANAKPAGKGTITITALELSDNRVITLTLYGRKLDKKDFFGKSDPYLEFHKQGDDGKWMLVHRTEVIKNTLDPVWKPFTVPLISLCDGDIDRSIKVLCYDYDNDGSHDFIGEFQTTVTKMSEAQNSLEVGIDFTASNGNPREPSSLHYINPLGSNEYLSAILAVGQIIQDYDTDKMFPALGFGAQLPPDWKVSHEFAINFDPTNPFCQGVEGIAQAYSACLPHIRFYGPTNFSPIITHVARFATQALQQETAAQYFTLLIITDGVISDMDETRHAIVQAAKLPMSIIIIGVGNADFAAMEFLDGDSSVLRSYTGEEAVRDIVQFVPFRDFRNAPKETLAKSVLAELPQQVTQYFKQRNLSPTNTALE, from the exons ATGGCCTACACGCTTGGCACGGGGCTTGACTCTGGGCCAGCCATGGGTCCCCAGAATTGCGTCACTAGGGTGGAGCTGTCCGTGTGCTGTGGCAACCTGCTGGACAGAGACGTGGCCTCCAAGTCTGACCCCTTCTTAGTGCTCTTCCACGAGGTGGACAGCAACTGGgttgag ATTGGTCGAACAGAGACTGCGGTAAATAACCTGAATCCAGTGTTTGGGGTGAAGTTTAAGGTGGACTACCATTTTGAGGAGGTCCAGAAGCTCAAGTTTGCCCTGTTTGATGAGGACAAGTGCAGCAGCCAGCTGTATGAGCATGACTTCCTGGGAGAGTACATCTGTACACTGGGGGTG ATTGTGTCCAATAAGAAACTTCACCGGTCACTGACCTTGGCCAATGCCAAGCCAGCTGGGAAAGGAACCATCACA ATAACTGCGTTGGAGCTGTCAGACAATAGAGTAATCACACTGACCTTGTATGGGAGAAAGCTTGACAAGAAG GATTTCTTTGGTAAATCAGACCCGTACCTAGAGTTCCACAAGCAAGGAGATGATGGGAAATGGATGTTGGTCCACAGGACAGAG GTGATAAAGAACACTCTGGACCCGGTGTGGAAGCCCTTCACAGTACCACTCATCTCCCTCTGTGATGGGGACATAGACAGGAGCATCAAG GTACTGTGCTATGATTACGACAACGACGGAAGTCATGACTTCATTGGAGAGTTTCAGACCACTGTCACGAAGATGAGTGAAGCCCAGAATTCACTGGAG GTTGGCATTGACTTCACAGCATCTAATGGGAACCCTCGGGagccctcctctcttcactaCATCAATCCTCTGGGCAGCAACGAGTACCTGTCCGCCATCCTGGCTGTGGGCCAGATCATCCAGGACTATGACAC TGACAAAATGTTTCCTGCTCTGGGATTTGGGGCTCAACTCCCTCCAGACTGGAAG GTGTCTCATGAATTTGCCATCAACTTTGACCCGACCAATCCATTCTGCCAAG GTGTGGAGGGGATTGCCCAGGCctactctgcctgcctgcctcataTCCGCTTCTACGGCCCAACCAACTTCTCCCCCATCATCACCCATGTGGCCCGCTTCGCCACCCAGGCCCTGCAACAGGAGACTGCTGCG CAATACTTCACTCTGCTGATCATCACAGATGGGGTGATCAGTGACATGGATGAGACCCGCCACGCCATTGTTCAGGCAGCCAAACTCCCCATGTCAATCATCATTATTGGAGTGGGCAATGCAGACTTTGCTGCCATGGAGTTTCTGGATGGGGACAGCAGCGTGTTACGCTCTTACACAGGAGAGGAGGCAGTCAGAGACATCGTGCAGTTTGTTCCCTTCAGGGACTTCCGAAAT GCTCCAAAGGAAACTTTAGCCAAATCAGTATTGGCTGAGCTGCCGCAACAGGTCACACAGTATTTCAAACAGAGGAACCTGTCGCCTACCAACACAGCATTGGAGTGA
- the LOC118396656 gene encoding copine-2-like isoform X1, which yields MAYTLGTGLDSGPAMGPQNCVTRVELSVCCGNLLDRDVASKSDPFLVLFHEVDSNWVEIGRTETAVNNLNPVFGVKFKVDYHFEEVQKLKFALFDEDKCSSQLYEHDFLGEYICTLGVIVSNKKLHRSLTLANAKPAGKGTITITALELSDNRVITLTLYGRKLDKKDFFGKSDPYLEFHKQGDDGKWMLVHRTEVIKNTLDPVWKPFTVPLISLCDGDIDRSIKVLCYDYDNDGSHDFIGEFQTTVTKMSEAQNSLEVEFECINPKKQKKKKSYKNSGIIILKSCKVERDYTFLDYILGGCQIMFTVGIDFTASNGNPREPSSLHYINPLGSNEYLSAILAVGQIIQDYDTDKMFPALGFGAQLPPDWKVSHEFAINFDPTNPFCQGVEGIAQAYSACLPHIRFYGPTNFSPIITHVARFATQALQQETAAQYFTLLIITDGVISDMDETRHAIVQAAKLPMSIIIIGVGNADFAAMEFLDGDSSVLRSYTGEEAVRDIVQFVPFRDFRNAPKETLAKSVLAELPQQVTQYFKQRNLSPTNTALE from the exons ATGGCCTACACGCTTGGCACGGGGCTTGACTCTGGGCCAGCCATGGGTCCCCAGAATTGCGTCACTAGGGTGGAGCTGTCCGTGTGCTGTGGCAACCTGCTGGACAGAGACGTGGCCTCCAAGTCTGACCCCTTCTTAGTGCTCTTCCACGAGGTGGACAGCAACTGGgttgag ATTGGTCGAACAGAGACTGCGGTAAATAACCTGAATCCAGTGTTTGGGGTGAAGTTTAAGGTGGACTACCATTTTGAGGAGGTCCAGAAGCTCAAGTTTGCCCTGTTTGATGAGGACAAGTGCAGCAGCCAGCTGTATGAGCATGACTTCCTGGGAGAGTACATCTGTACACTGGGGGTG ATTGTGTCCAATAAGAAACTTCACCGGTCACTGACCTTGGCCAATGCCAAGCCAGCTGGGAAAGGAACCATCACA ATAACTGCGTTGGAGCTGTCAGACAATAGAGTAATCACACTGACCTTGTATGGGAGAAAGCTTGACAAGAAG GATTTCTTTGGTAAATCAGACCCGTACCTAGAGTTCCACAAGCAAGGAGATGATGGGAAATGGATGTTGGTCCACAGGACAGAG GTGATAAAGAACACTCTGGACCCGGTGTGGAAGCCCTTCACAGTACCACTCATCTCCCTCTGTGATGGGGACATAGACAGGAGCATCAAG GTACTGTGCTATGATTACGACAACGACGGAAGTCATGACTTCATTGGAGAGTTTCAGACCACTGTCACGAAGATGAGTGAAGCCCAGAATTCACTGGAG GTCGAATTTGAATGCATTAATCCGaaaaaacagaagaagaaaaagagcTACAAAAACTCTGGAATCATCATTCTGAAGTCATGCAAG GTTGAAAGGGACTATACCTTCCTGGACTATATTTTAGGTGGATGCCAGATCATGTTCACT GTTGGCATTGACTTCACAGCATCTAATGGGAACCCTCGGGagccctcctctcttcactaCATCAATCCTCTGGGCAGCAACGAGTACCTGTCCGCCATCCTGGCTGTGGGCCAGATCATCCAGGACTATGACAC TGACAAAATGTTTCCTGCTCTGGGATTTGGGGCTCAACTCCCTCCAGACTGGAAG GTGTCTCATGAATTTGCCATCAACTTTGACCCGACCAATCCATTCTGCCAAG GTGTGGAGGGGATTGCCCAGGCctactctgcctgcctgcctcataTCCGCTTCTACGGCCCAACCAACTTCTCCCCCATCATCACCCATGTGGCCCGCTTCGCCACCCAGGCCCTGCAACAGGAGACTGCTGCG CAATACTTCACTCTGCTGATCATCACAGATGGGGTGATCAGTGACATGGATGAGACCCGCCACGCCATTGTTCAGGCAGCCAAACTCCCCATGTCAATCATCATTATTGGAGTGGGCAATGCAGACTTTGCTGCCATGGAGTTTCTGGATGGGGACAGCAGCGTGTTACGCTCTTACACAGGAGAGGAGGCAGTCAGAGACATCGTGCAGTTTGTTCCCTTCAGGGACTTCCGAAAT GCTCCAAAGGAAACTTTAGCCAAATCAGTATTGGCTGAGCTGCCGCAACAGGTCACACAGTATTTCAAACAGAGGAACCTGTCGCCTACCAACACAGCATTGGAGTGA